From the Penaeus vannamei isolate JL-2024 chromosome 20, ASM4276789v1, whole genome shotgun sequence genome, the window TTTGTTTACACGAGAGCGATGATTCTCGTTGATTCTCTCACCAGCGAACCAGTATGGAAAGGACGGCACTTTTCGGCGAGATCTCGAGTGTGCACGATAAATATTTAAGTGTGCAGTGTGCAACGGTTACCAAGTGTGCGGTTCAAGAGTGCACATCCTGAATATTTTTCAGATTACAAAGTGCTCGAAAGTCCATCGAACTTTTAGTAAATTCCTCGGTCCATTTCGATGTTACATAATTTTTTTGATCATTGACTACCGTAAATCACTCAGGTGTGCAACCGGGAACTCAAACAAAAATCTACTGGCTAACTTGATGGGGTCAGAACATTTGCATGCGATAGGTTCATAtagaagtacaaaaaaaaaaagaaaaaaaaggttctggGATGATAGAACATTCTTAAAGCAAACTTCTTTCTCGCCAGTCTGTTACGGCGACATGTcaaagaacagccaaagcaaaGCCAGACCCTTTTTATGCACAGAAATGAACAAGCAATACACAATTTTCGTCTTTATAGATGTCAATTGAAACATCTAATTCTACAGACTGCTTTGAcgaccctccccccgccccctcccccctcatcaccaTTGCGACGAGTGTGAACTTCCGGAACGCGAGCGGAACTGTCACCTTCACCTGCCCTGACCTGATGGGCATGAGGGACGGCAGGTCAGACCAGGTCGTCACTTGCTCCGAGATGCCCACTGAGTACGTCTTTCTGCCGACCTCCGTTGAGGACTGTGATGGTCAGTGTCTTATATAGTAATTTCCCTTTccgtttttcatttctattagttCCTTTATTAATGTAAGTTGTAAGATTATCATTCGTAATAACAACTATTATTTTAGTGATAGTTGTGGTGATAATAGGGTAATAGGAATCATCATGATGaattagaaaaaatgataatgattgttatgatagttataataccATGATAATAGCCATGTTGATTGTCATGGTGAAAACGATGAtcgtcgtgataatgataatcataatcgtaaCGGTAATTgctatggtgataatggtaatgatgattatcataataatgataatcgccatgttgataatggtaatgataattagcaCGATAATGACaatcgtcataatgataatggcaactatagtgataacggtaattataatggtgataatgataattatattaatcatgacgacaatgataagtattgtgatagtaatgatcattacggtgatgataatgattatgacgataattattaccataattataatgatcaagacgataatattgataatcatgctaatgacaatcattatgctaataataattgtaataccaATGACAAgtatcatgttaatgataatcatcacggTACTAGCCAATAATGCTAATGGCAATCACtatgttaataacaattattacactttatccttctctcctcctttccctcttccctccttccctattctccctctttccttttcatcctctccttAATGATAATCtctacgatgataataataatcatgatgataatattaacaatagcaacagtGGTGAAAGTAGTAACAGAGCAGCTTCCCCGCCCAGTGTGCCTTGGGGAGCCGACGGTCGAGAACGCCACGACCGACTGGGCCGCCGAGAGCCTCTACCTCACTGGCCAGGCCGTCACCGCCACGTGCCTGCAGGACCACCTCACCGACGGCGACGCTGCAGGCAAGAACGTCTCCTGCACGAGCGTGGGCTGGGAGGCAGTGGGCGGGTGTTATTTGGCGTGCGTGGCTCCTCCGCCGTCAGCCGGGGAGAACATGGTCCGAGGAGAACGTAAGAATAGCGCCGTTGGGAGCGTTATAGAGTACGTCTGTTCGCCCGGGTTTCTCTTGAGGCAATACGGGGTAAGATCCATTACGTTTCGATTTAATTGGACGTGGAGTTGAAACGGATTATATCAAATAAGATCAAATTATGCCTGTACATGGCGTTAGTTATGGATAtgaaccattttttttattttgatgtcaGTGATATCAATCTACGTATCAGTGAAACAATTACTAGAACGCCTCTTGTGTTAAGTAATTAATGTGAGATGAAATTATACGAGGACGTAATTAAATTTGGTTACGAAACAGGAGCCCAAAAATGCTACGACTGTCGTGTGTGGAGCTGACGCGACGTGGCAGGTCGCTGACGAAACGCTGGCTTGTGCTTATCGTGAGTGTACCGTGTTATTGTAGGAAATATtctattatctttaattattcttattttaattgttattattacattgttattgtAGGAAATATtctattatcttttaattatttttattttaattattattattacattgctaTTGTAGGAAATATtctattatcttttaattatttttgttttaattagtattattacattGCTATTGTAGGAAATATtctattatcttttaattatttttgttttaattagtattattacattGCTATTGTAGGAAATATTCTATTATCTTTTATAAGTGGGATTGCTGATTAGTAAAAGCACGGCGTAGCACACTAAGAGTACACAAGGGTCCCATGAACGTCTTAAACGATCACTCGGTAAAACTAATTCATGGAAGTTTACCCTAAAAGttccgtcacactagcactttttccgtcatttttttggggacaattttctgaaattttgtccattgaTTCGTGGAAGTTTACCCTAAATGtaccgtcacactagcactttttccgtcaatttttttgggacaattttctgaaattttgtccattgaTTCGTGGAAGTTTACCCTAAATGTACCGTCacattagcactttttccgtcaattattttttgacaattttctgaaattttgtccattgaTTCGTGGAAGTTTACCCTAAATGTACcgtcacactagcattttttccgtcaattttttgacaattttctgaaattttgtcaatttttgagcgaattgtcgattctccagtcagacaaTAATGATCGTTCccgtttgaaaacctttccgtcaactttttttcagccaagcatagtcagatcaagagctgtattcgagaatgtttgtacttATTTTGTAATGTTTTGTACTTATtgtccaaaaattgacggaataagtgctagtgtgacacggccatAATACCTGCGTAAAACCATTGGCCCTGACTACGTACCGTGTAATAGTTGCCATGTGCTATATTGGCCAGAGAAATTACGGTCCTTTTCTACTGCTCAGGAACCCATTGGTTTAAAGACGATGTGCATGTCACTAGCCATTCATTCACTCAAAGATTTTTGCGTTTTGTAATCAGAATTGTTCTTTTATATAGCGATGGGATTGGGATCGAGAACACTTCAAGTACATTttcagaaatacaaaaaagaccattatcattattatcatcgtcatcgtcatcgtcatcatcatcatcatcatcatcatcatcatcatcatcatcatcatcatcatcatcatcatcatcatcatcatcatcatcatcatcatcatcatttcgtctattattaatattattatttctattattattattattattattattattattattattattattattattattattattattattattattattatgaattgttattgttatcatcctcatcctcattctcatcctcatcctcatcatcattatcattaccattattcttatcataatttcgTTATTATCCGTAATTGTCGTAGAAGTAGGTATTAGTTCCCTTCCACTTAAGGGGTTTGCGATGCAACATTAGAGATTTTGGGGTGCGTTGACCCCCTCGTCCTGGAAATTCAAAggaaataatttataaatataaacattcgcCAAATATGGGCAATACTCATTTACATGGATTGCAGAGGAAGATTGCATGGAGAAGAGTGTaatgaaatgatattaataatgatgatagtaatgatgaaaatgatgttagagatgctgttgatgataatgataaacataggtattaatattattaatgataataatggtgataatgataataatgataatgattatttttataatgatgataatatcgataatgatgataatatcgataatgatgataatattagcaggaacaataataatagtagtagtaggaaatcTGTAGCTTTGTCCTATTCCTATAAGGGGTCGCTATAACGGGGCTCTGGcagatattcattcatttatttatttatgaccgGATGCCCCTCCTAAAGCTTACCCCCTCTATTTAACCGGGCGTaagacaggcacacaaacacacacacgtactcacgcacacgcacacacacatgcacgcacacacacccccacacacacgcacgcacgcgcagacgcacacacacgcacaaatagtaatagaaaagtcgtatatatttatttaatttatctgaAGTCTGTATGATTAATAGTAATTCATTAAGAtaatagacaaaaagacaataaagTGTGATTAGGAGTTTTTGATAGTAAAATAAGTCAGCAAGCCTGCTCGAGTCAGTGCCAGTCCCAAGCACGgttaaatagagagggttggcgtcaggaagggcgtcaggctataaaaaataaacatagaacgTGTGAATAAGGGAATGACCGAAACAAGTtaagagagcgacggagagaagagatggtaaatagacagagatagaaataagcagagagaggtccaaacaatacaaaaacaagcacacacaagaccCCAGACACCTCTCTTTCCGCCAGCCATCTGGACGCTCCCAGAGGCACCCAATGGCACCGTGATCTCAGTGCCAGGTCCCCCCAACTGGCCCAACACGACCTTTGACTGCACCTGCGAAGACGGCCTCTGGAGTGCCACCGGGGTCTCTGGCACCACCGTGACGGCGACGCTGGAGGGGTGGATGCTGCAAGACCCGGATTTCTTTTGCACAAATGGTAAGCACTTGTCTGGATTCCTTTGTGTGCCGTTGTTCGTTGTGAAATAACTGTGATATAATGCAGTCTGGTATTGGAAGTATATACGCgtatgtgtggacacacacacacacacacacacacacacacacacacacacacacacacacacacacacacacacacacacacacacacacacacacacacacacacacacacacacatacacacatacacacatacacacatacacacacacacacacacacacacacacacacacacacacacacacacacacacacacacac encodes:
- the LOC138865347 gene encoding uncharacterized protein → MVEPSQNASFDISAVAHEIPAGSFAICKLHGILDCWLDPHPASGNMSLAWDQSNHLDAWANYTCHEGFHVSVNANRVTQNVQCRGQIGAWGLAPWDCAADGCFDDPPLPPAQVTMTLSVDYRSEDGVILYACPTDMATLDNVTIQNVTCTRRYPQFVFWPQTVQECLVCVAEPKVSNATTDWDETAVWYIGDNVTATCLDKYHLHGDVVSQTLACTATGWEEVEGCVLIPYCFDDPPPAPSPLITIATSVNFRNASGTVTFTCPDLMGMRDGRSDQVVTCSEMPTEYVFLPTSVEDCDVCLGEPTVENATTDWAAESLYLTGQAVTATCLQDHLTDGDAAGKNVSCTSVGWEAVGGCYLACVAPPPSAGENMVRGERKNSAVGSVIEYVCSPGFLLRQYGEPKNATTVVCGADATWQVADETLACAYPIWTLPEAPNGTVISVPGPPNWPNTTFDCTCEDGLWSATGVSGTTVTATLEGWMLQDPDFFCTNGICSLSFHYHS